The genomic window TCGTTTGTCGAGGACTCGCAGCCTATGTCTAagatggcacctgattcagaggtgttcgAGTCTGATTCCCTCTATGTGCCAATAGTGCTTGTTGAGCCaactcctcctcctgctgctgcagcAATCAAGCTAGCAGGagcaaaggcaaagaaggatggtaggtcgaacaacatgaagtggcagccgttcatgtccatgttcgtgctgaacaagatgtgtgagctcatctctagtggagttaggactgacaagggcttcaagaAGGTGCACTTGAACATCGTTGCGAAGCATGTGTTCGAGTTCTGTGGGCAAGAGGTGTctgccacccaggtgtacaaccacctgaggaagtggagaagtcgatggatccaagtgtccaagtTGAGAGACCTTAGCGGTgcctcatgggatgagaacacttgctccatagttccggaggcAGAGCACTACGCCGGCCCGGTTAGCTCACAgccctcttccttttcatactgtccaccattgcctactcctaatcgcaactaacaacacttgtgtttcattcttaggaccacccaagggacgttgagttcctcaacacacccatccagaactacagccagatgcagcacatcttctccttcgggctggcaactgggaagcatgccatgggctcgggTGAGCCTCTTGGTTCTCTCATGCCAGACTTCCCTGGGACACAGAACGTCGAGGTCCTTGATGACCCTGACAAGCCCGCTGCGAAGCCCTTCGACAAGCCATTTGACCCCgtccatgataggaagaggaagaggaagagaggaggcctgatggaggaggagatcaatgtcttttgcagcatgactgaggcggtgaaggaggtggcaacaaccatcagggagtgcaagcccctcgatgtccaccctgacctgtatggcgctgtcatgacccagggtggattcagcgacgaggctctcatggcagctctcagccaCCTTCTTGACAACAAGGCCCGGggtgttgggttcgttgccatggcCGACGCTCACAGGGTGCTATGGCTCAGGAGCTGgttgggcaagcactactactagagtagtgctgcctgtgagcgtgcatgatccccgacagcgatggcgatggcgacgacgacgacgatgacggtgacgacgtacattttgtgtagctagggctcaaaaactatttgatggtctgtatattttggtgaggtggtatatactaacccctcacgctgatggtgaacttgcggtggtaggacgacatcctcttttggatgtggtggtaggttaacaccaaggtagtgctaggttgaacttgctatgccgtatgatcatgcatgctttacttctcttctgctccattgttgtttgtgtgctactttgcttgctacttgtgctccattgatttgctgcttcTACTCTTActcttgtgcattgctagggcaagtggtatgccgtgttcatCGATGAGGTTCTAGGGGTTTATAGTTCATGGGAAGAAGCCAATGCACAAGTGGCATCGTATAGCAACAACAACTatagagggttcaagactaggcagACAGCAGAACAAGCTTACTCCGCCTGGGTGCGAAAGCACGGAGGCAGCAGTGTTGACAGTGGCAAGGTTGGAGATGTCAAAGTGGAAGCTGCTAAGGTGGATCGTCAGTTTGGGCTGAAGTTGAAGaacttcatcttcgcccagttcatCACCATTGCTGTGTTGTGGCGTTGATGTGCTAGGTGTGATCACtgtgggtaagctcaccaactagggtacaaggtaagcacaaCATGTACGCCGTATGCAACCAAACGCCGTGTTCATGTGCCGCTAGGGCCAATGCAGGCAgccaaacaaagtgcacttgcgtaTTAACTAATGCAGGGACACTAGATGCAGGTAACCAAACAAGTTGTAGATGGCGTATTAGGGCATGTTTTTGCTCAACCAGACTGGGTTGAAAAGTATATGCGATGCAGACACTGTAGCAAACGGCAACCAAACACGGCCCAAGTGACTGCATCAACGCACTCCTCTGCGTGTTCATGAGAGAACGGATGTACTAGTGCCATTCAAGCGTTCATCTTTTGGCGGCAGTACTAACTCGAGGGAGAAGAATCTCTCGGTGCTACTACCATCTCGAGTTGTATGGTGCTGTCACCTTTCTACTCGCCGAAAGCTAGCATAATGCGCTCCAAGAGATGGGATTGATTGATTAATTCGTCATATCTGCAGATGGCTATGCGCAACATCTTAATCGCTTCCAGCTTTGATCCAGTGAGCGGGGAATCTAGTGGTGGGCCTCCGCGATTTACTTGCCTGCTCGGCGCGCGAATGTCTGTGTGTGTGCGTCTATCTGCAAGGCAATGGCCCGACGGACAAGCATGGCAGGCGGGCCCAGCCAGCACGGCATTATTGGATCGCTGGGCTGGGGGCGCAGGTGAGGCCGTACGCTTGCCCGAGAGGGACGGGGTGTACCATTTGCCTCCTTGTGAATCGATGCCCGAATCATGATGAAGCCAACACGATCTGTGACAAGTTTTCAGTACCTTCCGCCACTCTCCATGTCTGCCTGGGCCACCCCAGCCAGCACTCTAGGTGCCCGGTACTATCTGCTTACTGCGAAATGAAATTTAGAGACGTTTCACCAGAAATGTTTGCTTTAGTTCAACCGAAACGACGATGAGCCGATGGTGTGAGGGTGATGTGTGTCTCGCGGACGGCCGAGAGCCATACCACGTGTGCCCAAAACTTACCCGCGGAAACGAGACCGAGGGAAAAGCATATGAGCACTATAGTGTGGTTGGCTCTTTCTGTGGAGTGTATCCATCCATCATATGCACGGGAAAAGCCATTGTTCTGTCTCTTCGGGCAACCAGAAATGAGCTGCGATCTAGGCTTGGTGGGTGTTCGGATTCCATGCCGGCATGTAAATGAACACCACTCTCGGCAGAGATAGCCAGATAGAGTGCTGCTTGTGACCAACTCACAAGCTCAAGTGTGCACAGCCAGGGCCCAGGGGACCCCTTTGCCATGTCCTAACCACGATCATGTTTTCGTGCTTGGAGCCGAATGTGGAGCATGAGACGAACTACTGAACTAGGATGAAGAGGACATGTCCTTCTGCCTTGCCCGTTTTGCGCAGAGGGAATCTATCTGTGTGGACTGTGCTTGCAACCAGATGTTCACCAGACACGAATAACTGATCCAAATCATCCAACGGACAGGAATCGTATGGCTCTCTTCCCTGACTACAAGACTGGGTTTAACCATGTACTAGCAGCACATAAGAACAGAACTATAAGCAGCATACAAAATAATCTGCACTAAGTACGTCAAAAGAGTACGAAGACATGGCTAACCACCAACTAGGAGTCAACATGCTACtactaaatactactccctccgtccggaaatacttgtcatcaaaataaataaaagggaatgtatctagacgtattttagttcgagatacatctctttttattcatttcgatgacaagtattttcggacggagggagtaatagcgAGAAGAAATATCAAACCAAGGCCATGCTGACAAAACGATCAAATCAACCGGAAATTACtacggaagagaagagaagagcagagcagagcagaggcaAAGTTACTTCTCTTGACCAGGAGCAAGAGTACACGGATCGGAACTGCCACCTTGGGATCATCATGGTGAGAGATCTGCCAAGGTCATAAGCAATCAATAGTGGCATGTCCATGAGGAAAAATGACAAACAAGAAAAAACATACTGGCATGTAGTTAGAATGGAATACCAGACCCAGCAGAAGGAGCAGGCCAGTGCACAGGAGACAGGACTATAGCAAAAGGACTTGCTTACTTAAACAGTCCAACCTGCCAAGATTACATCGAGCAGCAAAATTACACATTTTACACCCACGAATCGTATGACCTAATTTAGACTTTTACATGCCACACACATGATTGAACAAACAATGAAAAATCACAATACATATACTTAAGAGCATATAAAGGTTGCTCTATGTTTCCTAGTGATTGCTGAACCCAAGGTAGTTCAAGAAGAATGAGATGCTAGCCAACTCATAGCAGAATTTTGCAAACGAATAGGTTGGTGGTTCCAAAGAAACCAAAATAGAATATGAATATACAGTTGTACAAACAGCAAAGGGGAGAACTTCCTCCCATGGCAGTCAAAGTGCCAATTGCCCAGAAACAGTGAACACATCATCCAAAGCCTATGTGTTACTATAACAAAACCTAGATTCACAAATCAATGCAATTAAGTGCTGTCAATAACGAAGAGGGCAGCATCTTTTTCCAAGATCTACTCGGAAGCCGCAAAAGTGGGCATACCTGGTGTATTTTGTTACAGTGACAAAGTGCTTCGGGAGGAAAAAACAAGGAGCTCAGGGCTTGGACTTAGTACTGAGCTGTGCGCTATAATTGACAGCCGTAGCAATACAATGCAGAATGCGGTAGTTCTAATAAAGACTGAAAGCTGATACTGTGGATTCACTTTGGTTGTCACTAAACTCACCATGTTCATGAAGCGAAGTTCATCTCTGAGTATCTGATAAATTATAAGCGATGTCAATACATATACTTGGTGTTAACACGACACAGAAACCTTAATTAATTCCCATGATCTGAACTTACCTGAGAAGTTTGTTCTTGCGCTGGCCAAGCTCATGACCTACAACCTCCGCCAAAAAGGTAAGATATAAAATATAAGTTGTACTTATAGAATAAGATCTAGAGAATAATTACCATTTAAACATCAGTTAAGACTAAAAAAATACAGAATATGCAATGAGACTGAGTGGTTTCTTTCACCTGGTATTTCAGGGGAGTTCAACAAAACAGGAACTTCAGTCACACAATGGTATCTGCAGGGAAAAAGAAGAAATTAACATAAAGCAATGGGTATTCATCTTTCTTGTACTGCACTGTAGTTCTTGTTTGTCTATGCAAGTTTCACAAGCAAAATATGCAATCTGACTTGAAATAGTCAGGCCGTTGGCAGGCCCTCTACATGGATACAAAACCTCGAATCTGTAAAGAACTGGAACGAAGACACGAAATGCATACACCAAGATACAAGGTATAAAGTTACACAAATCCGTGTGTTGTACAGTGATGCCTATAAAAGAATCAATGGAACAGATGGTGAAACGCAAAAACCTCCAACATCCCATTCCCAATATCCATGAAGCCATATACTGACTTCCTCTTTTCGAAATTTTTTTTTACCGACTTCCTACACAGAAACGTTTTTCTACTGTTTTATGACTTATACTGGAACTCCCAGGAAGGCAGCTAAAGCAAAAGTCCGACTTGCAGCGGGAACACGGTACAGAGAAAGGCTAGTTGAGAACCTTGTAATTGTCGAGGCCAGCCATTCAATTCAGTGTAACCAGAAAATTTGAGCTACAGATTGTAAGAAGACATAGGAAAAACTAGCTCTGAGATTATGGTGTCCTAATAATCTGCATGCTGTAATTGTGATTACGTTGAAGATAGCCATAATCTTTAGCACCAATCAGACCACAAAGTGTGCCAATAAAAAATACTGACCAGGAGTATACATACAACTGTAACTGTTATAGGTGATTATTTTTCAGAGTTCAGATGCTAAACTCTGACTGCAACTGATTTAACTACAACTGCAGTTAGGCAAATACCAGCTAGCTTTGTTGCGAAGTATATACATACACCTATAAGGTGAGAACACGATATCTGAAAGCGTGTAACATAAAGGACACCGAAGTTAGGATTTTACCTTGGGAATACTGATGGTTGGGGATAATGACTGCCAATATAAGAAGGATCATATGTTGCCCCAAGAACCCCAGTAGCACCAGACAATGTTTGCAGCCTAATTTTCAGCAAATGAAGTCAAAGAGGGATCAAATGCCGGTTTAGATCAAAGAATAAGATAACACGATCCAACCATAGTAAAATGGATGTAACTAGAATTGCTGGCTACTGATTAAGAGCTCAGCTAATTAAGCACGTTCAACCAATCTTAACAGCAAATTCGAGGATCCTACAAAATGGAATCAGACTATTTTTGCCAGTAACTACCATGTAATCAACCAGTTCAGTACCATGATGTTCTTCCTAGGAACCCATGGTTGTCATATTCATCTAATCTATTCTGTAATAGCACATGACAGGAACGTACAGTATCCGTGGATACCATGCCAAATACAGAGAGGCCTTCAGCACGCCATGGATAAGTTTGTCTGTATGTCTGATAATTTTTCTACAGGAAAAAAAAACATttatggcatggcatggataagtgTAGGACTGTTGAGAGTTGAGACATAGGTTGGCCCAAATGACTCGTCTATTGGCAATCTGCCTTGgcgtcctttttttcttcttctttttgctgATTTTATTGTATTTGTAATAATTTGGTTGTATTCATCCTTAGCTGGTGCAGAGGCTGGGGGTAATGAAGCTtccattttctaaaaaaaaacagCTTGGCCCAAATAATAGTACTAACAAGATAACAAGTTTTTTTATGAACCCTGCAGAGTGCACCACAACCAATCACAAATATCCGTAGTACTCATGAAGAAGTTTGCTAAATGGAGTTTGCAGCTTCAATATCAAGATACCAATCAGAAAAATGAAGCAATACTTCTTCCGAAAGATCTATACGAAAATTGAATCCCACATACCAAGTAATTTTATTAAGCTCAGAATTGTCACTGGGTTGATGAGCCAAAAGTCCTGGGAAAGCCATAGCAGTGCATGGGATATCAGGTCCCCTAGGATGCTGCTCACCAAACTTCATAACTGCCGAGGAAATGGAGTTCAAAATTAGGGTAACAGAGAATGTGCAGGACCAGAGCCTCAAGCATGCACACATTTCAGAAGAAAAGGACATGTACAAGAGTATGGAGTATATAGTATGGCAATGCAGACTGAGAATATAACACATAGGATAACATTAGCACAATACCCCAAGATTAGGTAAGAACCAGCAAGGCTACAACTCTGCAAATAAAATGATACCTAGACCTAATCCTTATTCTGGAATGACCACAGAGTAGTATTTCCTGAAGTTCTCTAGCAGATAGGCTACAGTTGACACTTGGCCCATACGCACTTCTGGAGCTCCAAATCGCAAAGAAAGGAACTATTTGAGTTATCAAATTCATGCTAGAATATTTAAAACTTGTTGAAATCAAATCTCGTTGCCATTTCCCCACTTTGTTAAGTGCATGACTGCATGAAAGTTTCTGTACCAAGTCAGAACAAACTTTAAATGGTTGGGCTGCTCTACTTTTTTTACGGGGTGGTTGGACTGCTCTACTGGTTGCAATTGTATAATTAAATTCATATATGTCATGTATCCCAACTAACAATACataccttttttttaatttttttgagggGAACTAACAATACATACCTGGCAATACTGCTGGAGTGCCAAGAGTAAGGTCCTTTGCTCCTGTAACATCAAGAGCATGACCTCCACCACAAGGGAGAGAGCCACTCACTGCTTCTACCTTATCATTTTGCACTATTATAACAGATGGTGCTAAAGAATTGTTTGACCCAGGAGGGGGACTGGTCTCTGCATCTTCAGTTGAACTTATCAGTGTATTTTGTGGATGAGACTGAATTTTGCTGGCACTGGCAATGTTTTGATGAAATATCTGAGTAGAAagtttgttctttgtggggacacCAATGTTCAAACCACTTCCTTGATCCCTGGATTCTGAATATTGGCTATTTGATGTTGATACAGTTGAGTGAGAACCAAGGTTAGGCATGCCTTTTACCATACTAAGAGAACCAGCAGTATTTCCATGCTCACCAGATGGAGCAAATGCCTTCACTCCAAAACTGGAACGAGATTGAGGTTTCAGAGAACTATGTGCCATTCGAACAGAGGATGAGAAGAGCTTACTTAAAATGTCAGGTCGTGCTTTCCTTCTTTCTACAAAGGGGGGTTCTTGCTTTGACGTAAACTCTTGTTCATTCTGCAAACTTAAAGTTCGATGTGAGTTCTTTTCCACACCTGTATCAGAACAGCCCTCCTCATTCTGTGATCTGGAATATGTCCTATGAAGCATAGGCAACAACATAGTTAATGCTAAATTCAGCTAGCAATCTCTAAGAAGGGAGGAATGGATTCACACTTCACCTATTGTTTTGCACTGAAGAGGTTTGGAAAGTATTCTTCCAGGTAGGTTGGTAGGGCCTTGATGGTTTCCCTCTGTTAACATTTGGTGCATTGTTGTGACCTTTAGCATTCACATAACAGATACGAGATTCTGTCCGAGCATTATAAAAGTTCTGCTCGTCATAGTACGAATGGGATTTTCTTGGAACACTTCTGTAGTTCTTGGCGCTGTAATAGGAAGTTTTGGCCTCTTTTGGAAATCTATTGTAGTTGTTGATACTCCCATACTTGTAGTCTGCTCTGTAATCATGATAATATGATGCGGATTTGGTTCCTTCTAGATAACCATGGTTAACGTCATGAGTTCTACCACCAGCCCATGCTCTAAAAGGACTTCTTGGCCTCCTTGTCTAAATAAAGCAAAGATAATCAACGAAGTCAGTAAGAACACTACATAATAGATAGGGGAAAAGGCGTGATACACACACTGTCATGTTGAACATAACGGGTATTGATCTCATCAAACCGGTCATGGTTAGCGTCATGAGTTCTACCACCAGCCCATGCTCTAAAAGGACTTCTTGGCCTCCTTGTCTaaacaaagcaaagcaaatcaACAAAGTCAGTAAGAATAATAGTACACAATAGATAGGGGGAAAGGCATGAAACATACACTGTCATGTTGAACATAATGGGTATTGATCTCATCAAACCGATCATGGTTAACATCATGAGTTCTACCACCAGCCCGAGCTCTAAAAGGACTTCTTGGCCTCCTTGTCTAAACAAGGCAAAGCAAATCAACGAAGTCGGTAAGAATACTAGTACATAACAGATAGGGGGAAAGGCATGAAACATACACTGTCATGTTGAACATAATGGGTATTGATCTCATCAAACCGATCATGATTAACATCATGAGTTCTACCACCAGCCCAAGCTCTAAAAGGACTTCTTGGCCTCCTTGTCTaaacaaagcaaagcaaatcaACGAAGTCAGCAAGAATACTAGTACATAACAGATAGGGGGGAAGGCGTGATACAGACACTGTCATGTTGAACATCATGGGTATTGATCTCATTAAACCGATCATGCAGCCATACGCTGTCATCTTTAGAATTCCATAACTTTTGGCCACCGGAAAAGTCCCTGAATTAATAACATGGACATATCAGTCAGACAATATGGGCTAAAATTTGCAGTGAATACAGatggaaaaaaaattatataaaagggAGCAAACTTCAAACTCTACCAATTTCTAGATGTGCCAAGCAATCAATGACAGAGAGTAACAAAATGCAGTTAGGTACCAGTTTATCTCTTTAAGCTCTTACAACAAACAGTACTTGTACAAGTTCCATCTAGACAGTGTTACACGATGTTTCCTTTGAATGCACGATCTTATCGTACAATCTCCAATCGTGGAACAGTTGATTCACTCTAAGCATGTAGAGGTGCTCCTACCAAGATACCTCGCCATTTTTCATGTGGGGGGCTTAAATTTGATCAACAATCCTTGCTGCAACTAAAATGCGATGCACATGCTTTCAGAGTTCAGACTAGCTTGTACGGTCACAGAGACATAATACTGAGCCTCAGATGAACATCCGAAGAGGAAGCAACCAGTGAAAGACGAAAGGCTCGAACCTCTGGCGCCCGCGGCCGCGGTTTTCCTTGTTCTGGAAGCGATCATCGTGCATGTAGAAGGCACCTGTTCTCGGCACGGCGTCGGGCTCGAACCCCTTGTTCTCCTTGTCCTCTTCTTTCAGTTCGGCTCCCGTCTCAGcctgggcctcctcctcctcctcctcgtactTCCCCTCGTCCTCCGGCGCCGCAGCCACCTCATCCGGCGTCACTTCCTTGGCCTCTCCACCGCCCCCAGATCCTGCGTCGAACTCCTTGCGAACCTCCTCGCATTCCTCAGAACCCTCGTCTTCGCCGTCCACCTCGGCCGCGCCCAGCTCGTCGGAGTCGGAATTGGACCAGACCACCCTCGGCGGCGGCGAGGAACCActccccccaccgccgccgccatcgccctcCTCGTCGTCGCTCGCCGCCGCGCGGCGCCTCAACGCCGGGAGGGGCGAGTCGTCGACGTCGCTCACGTCCTCCGTCGCGtccccctccgccgtcgccgccttctCCTCTTCAGCCATAGAGGCCGCCGCGCCAATTTGGGCGAGAATGCTAGGGTTTAAGCTAGGGTTTGAGGGAATCCGGAAGGTTCGAGAGGCTTCTCGACCTCGCGTGGAAAGCTGTTCTGTTTTTTGGCGGACTGGCTTGATTCGATCACCTTTTCTGATCGATCAGCTTCTCTCTGTTGTGAGGGGAAAGAGAAGGGCATTCATTAGCTGGAGCCACTATGCAAAACCACTGGGAGGTCCAGCTAAAAAACAATTTAGGGATGTTGAGGCGCCGACAAGTGGGCCACAGTAATGAGATTTTAGTATGTGTACACGGCGGTAGCTAGGTGTCATCTGCCTGCTAAATCCCCAATTAACAGCCTGCAAAACAGTCGTCGGATTTAATTACGTGCGACCGTCGGATTGAAGCCACGTGTCACCAGGAACAACAACTCTCGTTGTCTTCCACAGCGTTGCTGCAACCGTTGGATGTGGAAGCAAAATCTCCACCTCCTTTGCAGCTCCACTACACCCCGCCCGAGGCCAAGGCGAGTAGTAGATCGTCGTCGCCAATGCACCATCGCCGCCGACGCACCATCGCCTCTACCACCGCCAACACCGACGCAGCATCGCCTCTAccaccggccgccgtcgccgacgCAGCATCGCCCCGTACACCTTCCCACACCATGGCATCTCCCCGCATAGTGTGGTCTATGTTGTCGGCCGTCGTGGCTTGAAGCTTCGGTGCTCCATCCAGTGGCACGCAAGCCGAATCGACCCCGATTCTCGCCGGTGAGTCAATTCCACAAACTGGAGTTGCAAGGGAGCTCCGTGATCCTCCTGTATTCTCTGCTAAAGGTTCCCAGCTAGCTCCTTGCATGGTTGGGTAAGTTGCTCAAAACCCTAGCTATTCAGCTCCAACCCTAGCTATCCAGCTCCTTCTCGTGAAGCATGAAGCAAAAGAAAATTGGTGTACTGTGTTTGTGATTTCGTGAATCTCATGAAGCATGAAGTGTTTAGCATGAAGTACAAATTGCATTAAAAAATGTGCAGGGAGGGGGGAGTTAAGGTGCATGTGTGGTGAATTGTTCCGATATGTGCATGTTGGTAATGCTATGTGTGGTGAAAATAGTAGTTGTCTTGGTCGCTGACTTTGTTCACTGACTCTGACTCTGTTTGCTATGTTGCAATTAAAACATAGTAGTTGTGTTGGTCAAGTTTCTTCACTAGTAAAGTTAGACATGAAGAATCTACTAGGCAAAAGCTAATTTGTAGTAAACATTGTCACCTTGATTAGCTTAGCATTGTGAATCATTGTTGTAGCATGTAGTAGAAGCATTTTATTTAGTATGATGAGGTGGAAAAAAACTGAAGTTATACATTTCTAGAAGCACTAATTCCTCTCTGCATTCTACCTTTTTTACTGACAATGTGATTATTATTTTCTGCAACAATAAAAACGACCAAAAAAGGGCTGCTGGCGctggagttgatgatgatgagagcTACATCATGAGCAAATTTCTGCTGCAAATGGAGTCAATATGGAAGGGATGATTAATGTTGCTGATGTGCAACACGATAGAGATGATGCAGATGATGATGCAATATCCTCGCAGCCTCTTGTTCCATATGTGGGCATGACCTTTGATTCAATTGACGATCATATGTGGGCATGACCTTTGATTCAGTTGACGATGCAAGAAAATTCTACAACACATGCTTTCAGCTGAGGGTTTGGAATAAGAACATCTGCTTCGAAAAATAGCCAGGCGAAAGGACCCACGGAGTTAATTAGTAGGACTTTCACATGTGTTCATGCACGAACTAATGGAAGCAAACGTGAATTTGATAGCACTACAGATAGTATTGCAACAGAGTCAAGCAATGCTAGCAAACACCCTGGACTTTGGATGAACATGGGGTGACACAAGCAAAAGGAACAGGTTGCAACATCACGATTGCAAGGCTCACATGATTGTTGGTCTCCGAGATAACCGATGGATCGTCACATGTTTTACAGAAGAGctgtaacacccctagtgtcaaGCTACAGAAATATCcccctaatggtgccatgtcatcatattactgttgctaatcctcacttcaTCTCAATCACAATTCAAATCCAAAtttaaagtcaaataaattatttcttcaaAAAAATGTTCGTTGGGTTGAAAAAATTCACTAACTAATTTTCATGAATAGAccaacattatttgaattattgatatGCCCTTAACCTATTTTAAACTGGACCAAACAACCCCAAAGTAAATCTTTTCTATTTAAACAAAACTAAAATGAATTCAAATATTCCTCAAACTTTTATGGCAGTGCCTAAAAATTGCATTGAGAATTGTGGGCTAAGTCTTATATTTTTATAAAACTATTTTACTGTTAAAATTAAGTCAAAACAGATTtaaatagaaaagaaacaaaagaaaaggaaactgCCTAGCACCTACTCTGCACTATAGCCCATCATTTCTCCCTGTACCAGGCCCAACCCAATCCCCACCCGTCTCCTACCTAGCTACAGAAGCTGCAGGGGCAGCCATGGCGCCATCTACATGGCCGGCGCCACACGTCGAGCATCCCTCGGCTCCTTTGTTGGATAAGAACGTTGCCCACGATACCCCCGGCAACCCTAGCCACTTTTCCTCCTCCCCATCGAATCCCACGCTCGAACCCGAGCTCGCCATATGCGTCCATGGCCGCGCCACCATCGTAGTCGTGGCCACCGGCCGTCGCTCGCTGTTCCAAGGAGTCACGGAGCCC from Triticum aestivum cultivar Chinese Spring chromosome 3B, IWGSC CS RefSeq v2.1, whole genome shotgun sequence includes these protein-coding regions:
- the LOC123070773 gene encoding protein MLN51 homolog isoform X7; this translates as MAEEEKAATAEGDATEDVSDVDDSPLPALRRRAAASDDEEGDGGGGGGSGSSPPPRVVWSNSDSDELGAAEVDGEDEGSEECEEVRKEFDAGSGGGGEAKEVTPDEVAAAPEDEGKYEEEEEEAQAETGAELKEEDKENKGFEPDAVPRTGAFYMHDDRFQNKENRGRGRQRDFSGGQKLWNSKDDSVWLHDRFNEINTHDVQHDSTRRPRSPFRAWAGGRTHDVNHDRFDEINTHYVQHDSTRRPRSPFRARAGGRTHDVNHDRFDEINTHYVQHDSTRRPRSPFRAWAGGRTHDANHDRFDEINTRYVQHDSTRRPRSPFRAWAGGRTHDVNHGYLEGTKSASYYHDYRADYKYGSINNYNRFPKEAKTSYYSAKNYRSVPRKSHSYYDEQNFYNARTESRICYVNAKGHNNAPNVNRGKPSRPYQPTWKNTFQTSSVQNNRTYSRSQNEEGCSDTGVEKNSHRTLSLQNEQEFTSKQEPPFVERRKARPDILILE
- the LOC123070773 gene encoding protein MLN51 homolog isoform X8 → MAEEEKAATAEGDATEDVSDVDDSPLPALRRRAAASDDEEGDGGGGGGSGSSPPPRVVWSNSDSDELGAAEVDGEDEGSEECEEVRKEFDAGSGGGGEAKEVTPDEVAAAPEDEGKYEEEEEEAQAETGAELKEEDKENKGFEPDAVPRTGAFYMHDDRFQNKENRGRGRQRDFSGGQKLWNSKDDSVWLHDRFNEINTHDVQHDSTRRPRSPFRAWAGGRTHDVNHDRFDEINTHYVQHDSTRRPRSPFRARAGGRTHDVNHDRFDEINTHYVQHDSTRRPRSPFRAWAGGRTHDANHDRFDEINTRYVQHDSTRRPRSPFRAWAGGRTHDVNHGYLEGTKSASYYHDYRADYKYGSINNYNRFPKEAKTSYYSAKNYRSVPRKSHSYYDEQNFYNARTESRICYVNAKGHNNAPNVNRGKPSRPYQPTWKNTFQTSSVQNNRSQNEEGCSDTGVEKNSHRTLSLQNEQEFTSKQEPPFVERRKARPDILILE